A genome region from Bacteroides stercoris ATCC 43183 includes the following:
- a CDS encoding ATP-binding protein, translating to MDVPPHNDNERFRRLSLLGRIGWWEADFSAEQYLCSEYVCDLLGMKGDSLSFQDFGRMIREDYRGRITREFLSIKEVEVYEQTFPIHTATGVVWVHSRMGYRELAPDGHLKAFGILQRVTEPVNKEDKDRMYHINNLLYRQNSISHSLSHFLKDESVASGIYEILKDILDFFHAGRAYIFEYEKDYTFQTCTYEVVAEGVLPAVEAFRNIPVTFMPWWTTQVLSQKPILFESLYKLPEMEEGEFRLLEQQGIKALMAVPLVANDTVKGFMGVDLVDRTILWSNEDYQWLGSLANIISICVELRKTQDEAIRERQALDRSEKLFRNIFANIPAGVEIYDTDGFLVDVNNKNIEIFGIRDKADVIGINLFENPNLSPQLIEQIRDRDIVDFRLDYEFENVEGYYPSGKRNKINLYTKISKLYDSKGNFTGYAFINIDNTERMDALNRICDFENFFLLISDYAKVGYAKSNLLDRKGYAIKQWYKNMGEDENTPLSDIIGVYNKMHPDDRKRILDFLYKARLGEVRDFKGEIRILHPGTEAQWNWVRTNVVVNQYQPENGVIELISVNYDITELKETEAKLIDAKEKAETADRLKSAFLANMSHEIRTPLNAIVGFSSLLVQGENPEEREQYMAIVEENNELLLQLISDILDLSKIEAGTFDFVKQELDVNQLCEDMVRTMKLKARPGVEVVFDHRLPECIIVSDRNRLNQVIANFMNNAIKFTSTGSIRLGYGQAETNLLRFYVADTGIGIIQEKQAEIFDRFVKLNSFVHGTGLGLSISKSIVEQLGGTIGVESESGKGACFWFTLPVA from the coding sequence ATGGATGTTCCCCCTCACAATGATAACGAACGCTTTCGGCGTTTGTCTTTGCTTGGGCGCATTGGTTGGTGGGAAGCCGACTTTTCTGCTGAGCAGTATTTATGTTCCGAATATGTATGCGATTTGTTGGGGATGAAGGGGGACAGCCTCTCTTTTCAGGATTTCGGTCGGATGATTCGTGAGGATTATCGGGGACGCATCACCAGAGAGTTCCTTTCCATAAAGGAAGTGGAGGTATACGAACAGACCTTTCCTATCCATACGGCAACCGGAGTTGTCTGGGTACATTCCCGCATGGGGTATAGAGAGCTTGCACCCGATGGGCATCTGAAAGCTTTCGGAATCCTGCAACGGGTAACGGAACCCGTAAACAAAGAGGATAAGGACCGCATGTATCATATCAATAATTTGCTGTATCGCCAGAACTCTATTTCCCATTCCTTGTCTCATTTTCTTAAAGACGAGTCTGTAGCTTCCGGCATCTACGAAATTCTGAAAGATATTTTGGACTTTTTCCATGCCGGACGTGCGTATATTTTTGAGTATGAAAAAGATTATACTTTTCAGACTTGCACTTATGAAGTTGTTGCCGAAGGGGTGTTACCGGCGGTAGAAGCATTCCGGAATATACCGGTTACTTTCATGCCGTGGTGGACTACTCAAGTTTTGTCGCAGAAACCTATATTGTTCGAGTCATTGTATAAGTTGCCCGAAATGGAAGAAGGCGAATTCCGGTTATTGGAGCAGCAGGGTATCAAAGCTTTAATGGCTGTTCCATTGGTGGCGAATGATACGGTGAAAGGTTTTATGGGAGTAGATTTGGTAGACCGTACTATCTTGTGGAGCAATGAAGACTACCAATGGTTGGGATCGTTGGCCAATATCATCAGTATCTGCGTTGAACTGCGTAAAACGCAGGATGAGGCAATACGGGAACGTCAGGCTTTGGACCGTAGTGAGAAACTCTTTAGAAACATTTTTGCCAATATACCGGCTGGGGTGGAGATTTATGATACTGACGGCTTTCTGGTAGATGTCAATAACAAGAATATAGAAATATTCGGTATCCGCGATAAGGCGGATGTGATAGGTATCAACCTGTTCGAGAATCCTAACTTGTCACCTCAGTTGATAGAGCAGATACGTGACCGGGATATTGTAGATTTCAGATTGGATTATGAATTTGAAAATGTAGAGGGATATTATCCTTCCGGTAAGCGCAATAAGATAAACCTATATACCAAAATCAGCAAGTTATATGATAGTAAGGGTAACTTTACCGGATATGCCTTTATCAATATCGATAATACCGAGCGTATGGATGCTTTGAACCGTATTTGTGATTTTGAGAACTTCTTTCTGTTGATTTCTGATTATGCAAAAGTAGGTTATGCAAAGTCGAACTTGCTGGATAGGAAAGGTTATGCCATTAAGCAGTGGTATAAGAATATGGGAGAAGATGAAAATACGCCTTTGTCGGATATTATAGGTGTATATAACAAAATGCACCCGGATGACAGAAAGCGGATTTTGGATTTTCTTTATAAGGCACGGCTTGGAGAAGTAAGAGACTTCAAGGGAGAGATACGTATTTTGCATCCGGGGACGGAAGCTCAATGGAATTGGGTGCGCACCAATGTGGTAGTCAATCAATATCAACCGGAAAACGGTGTAATAGAGCTTATCAGTGTAAACTATGATATTACGGAATTGAAAGAAACCGAAGCCAAACTGATTGATGCTAAAGAGAAAGCCGAAACGGCAGATCGTCTGAAGAGTGCTTTTCTTGCCAATATGAGTCATGAGATACGTACTCCGCTGAATGCAATTGTAGGTTTTTCCAGTTTGTTGGTGCAGGGAGAGAATCCGGAAGAACGGGAGCAGTATATGGCGATTGTGGAAGAAAATAATGAGTTGCTGTTGCAATTGATATCCGATATTCTGGATTTGTCAAAAATAGAAGCCGGAACCTTTGATTTCGTAAAACAGGAATTGGATGTGAACCAACTGTGTGAGGATATGGTGCGTACGATGAAACTCAAAGCCAGACCGGGAGTAGAGGTTGTCTTTGATCATCGCCTGCCGGAGTGTATCATTGTGAGTGATCGTAATCGTTTAAATCAAGTGATAGCAAATTTCATGAATAATGCGATAAAATTTACTTCGACCGGTAGCATACGTTTAGGTTATGGGCAGGCAGAAACCAACTTGCTGCGCTTTTATGTTGCTGATACTGGCATCGGCATTATACAGGAAAAGCAGGCTGAGATATTTGACCGTTTTGTCAAACTGAACTCTTTTGTACATGGCACAGGATTGGGATTGTCTATCAGCAAGAGCATCGTTGAGCAACTGGGCGGCACTATCGGTGTGGAAAGTGAATCGGGTAAAGGGGCTTGCTTTTGGTTTACATTACCTGTTGCTTGA
- a CDS encoding TonB-dependent receptor domain-containing protein, with amino-acid sequence MSTKLDLGKIFFLILFLTLSVMTVMAGTIKGSITDKQTREPLTGATVQIVGTTQGAIADMDGNYSLNVTNGIYTLSIKYIGYKDIVVNNVKSGKADVVLNFELESDAQTLGEVSVVARKNLEGERALQMERRKATLAIENIGSKEMSIKGISNVEEGVKKITGISIADAGQLIVRGLGDRYSTTTLNGLPIASPNPDNKLIPLDLFPSSTIQNITVSKVYNAEAFADYSGAHIDISTKENIAEDFFSISFNTGGKFNTLGKDRYQMNRNGSLFKTSGVDQAALDMSLSDFDNYVKTRNIFDTSFAVKKKSTLPDFSSNLGFGKNISIDSQTLSILASVSAGNGYQNMDNAFYKTLEATGNVQDNFSYDSYAQELKLAALGYIGYTLRRHDRIGYTFFYTRNATDTYQRREGTDAEDHELTGSNNITHIYTLQNHQLNGLHSFGEQDRWELTWGGSYSKTGSEEPDRRQVMYIKNDDGTLGLFKLNRQETMRYFGSLDEKEWNGNLALRWKWNENNFLKLGFNYKNKSRDYKATRFYYNLNKINPTVTDIYDTDGFLNQENIADGNVTVQRVMQPKDSYRAGNEIYSGYLLTDFYPVPSLLVNLGVRYEISKQWVDYATDGGDWYAERRNLDKNDFFPTLNLKYTINDANSIRFSASRTITRPSFIEMAPFLYQESYGSAQIRGNDELQNGYNYNFDLRYERFGKNGDMISLTGYFKYLDSPIERIQALQGGATLHSFRNADNGMAAGVEVEFRKQLIKDLRLGANLSYMYTNVKLPEGGAYTNKERPLQGASPILANADLTYSPRFGEERQLNLALLYNLQGSRIHAVGVSNLGDIKQQTLHTLNFSAGYDLNRHFSLKLQVNDLLNRNVIFKQEVPSTGTEVEVERYKKGTDFEIGFSYKL; translated from the coding sequence ATGAGTACGAAATTAGATTTAGGAAAGATATTCTTCCTTATTTTATTCCTTACGCTTTCTGTCATGACAGTCATGGCAGGTACTATCAAAGGTTCCATCACCGACAAACAGACCCGGGAACCGCTGACCGGAGCTACCGTACAGATAGTAGGAACCACGCAAGGCGCCATCGCCGATATGGACGGCAACTACTCCCTGAATGTAACAAACGGCATCTACACATTATCCATAAAATATATAGGCTACAAAGACATCGTTGTAAACAATGTAAAGTCAGGCAAAGCCGATGTCGTGCTGAACTTCGAACTGGAAAGCGACGCACAGACTTTGGGCGAAGTATCCGTAGTGGCCCGGAAAAACCTTGAGGGCGAACGTGCCCTGCAAATGGAGCGCAGGAAAGCTACACTCGCCATCGAAAACATCGGCTCAAAAGAGATGAGCATCAAAGGTATAAGCAATGTAGAAGAAGGGGTAAAAAAGATTACCGGTATCTCCATTGCCGATGCCGGCCAGCTCATTGTACGGGGATTGGGCGACCGATACAGCACGACTACCCTGAACGGCCTCCCCATCGCCTCTCCCAATCCCGACAACAAGCTGATTCCGCTGGATCTATTTCCGTCGAGCACCATACAGAACATCACCGTAAGTAAGGTATATAACGCGGAAGCCTTTGCCGACTATTCAGGTGCACACATAGACATCAGTACCAAAGAGAACATCGCCGAAGATTTCTTCAGCATCAGTTTCAACACCGGCGGGAAGTTCAATACCCTGGGCAAAGACCGCTATCAGATGAACCGCAACGGCTCATTGTTCAAGACTTCCGGTGTGGACCAGGCGGCACTCGATATGTCTCTGTCGGATTTTGACAACTATGTAAAGACCAGAAATATATTCGACACCTCGTTTGCCGTAAAGAAGAAATCAACCCTGCCGGACTTTAGCAGCAACCTCGGTTTCGGCAAGAACATCAGCATCGACAGCCAAACGCTCAGCATACTGGCATCTGTAAGCGCCGGCAACGGCTATCAGAATATGGACAACGCTTTCTATAAAACCCTGGAAGCAACCGGCAATGTACAGGACAACTTCTCATACGACAGCTATGCCCAAGAACTGAAACTCGCTGCATTAGGATACATAGGCTACACGCTGCGCCGGCACGACCGCATAGGCTATACCTTTTTCTATACGCGTAATGCCACAGACACTTACCAACGCCGCGAGGGAACAGATGCCGAAGACCACGAGCTGACCGGAAGCAATAACATCACACATATCTACACTTTGCAGAACCACCAACTGAACGGTCTTCACAGCTTCGGCGAACAAGACCGCTGGGAACTGACCTGGGGCGGCTCGTACAGCAAGACAGGAAGCGAAGAACCGGACAGACGCCAAGTGATGTACATAAAGAATGATGACGGCACACTCGGCCTGTTCAAACTGAACCGCCAGGAAACCATGCGCTATTTCGGCAGCCTGGATGAAAAGGAGTGGAACGGCAACCTCGCCCTGCGCTGGAAGTGGAACGAAAACAATTTTCTGAAACTGGGCTTCAACTATAAGAATAAAAGCCGCGACTACAAAGCAACCCGTTTCTACTACAACCTGAACAAAATTAATCCCACCGTTACCGACATCTACGATACAGACGGCTTCCTGAACCAAGAGAACATAGCAGACGGAAACGTAACGGTACAACGCGTGATGCAACCCAAAGACAGCTACCGCGCAGGAAATGAAATTTACTCCGGATACCTGCTGACCGACTTCTACCCCGTACCGTCATTACTTGTAAACCTCGGCGTACGCTACGAAATAAGCAAACAGTGGGTGGACTATGCCACTGACGGCGGCGACTGGTATGCCGAACGGCGCAATCTGGATAAAAACGATTTCTTCCCCACCCTAAATCTGAAGTACACAATAAACGACGCCAACAGCATCCGTTTCTCCGCATCCCGTACCATTACCCGCCCATCATTCATCGAAATGGCTCCCTTCCTCTATCAGGAATCCTACGGTTCGGCACAAATCCGCGGTAATGACGAGTTGCAGAACGGCTACAACTACAACTTCGACTTGCGTTACGAACGCTTCGGCAAAAACGGAGACATGATTTCGCTGACCGGTTACTTCAAATACCTTGACAGCCCGATAGAACGTATCCAGGCATTGCAAGGCGGAGCTACCCTGCATAGCTTCCGGAATGCGGACAACGGAATGGCTGCCGGCGTAGAAGTGGAATTCCGCAAACAATTGATAAAAGACTTGCGTTTGGGTGCTAACCTCAGCTATATGTATACCAACGTAAAACTGCCCGAAGGCGGCGCTTACACCAACAAAGAACGTCCTTTGCAAGGCGCCTCTCCCATTCTGGCCAATGCAGACCTCACCTACTCTCCCCGTTTCGGTGAAGAACGGCAACTGAACCTCGCCTTACTCTACAATCTGCAAGGCAGCCGCATCCATGCGGTGGGCGTATCCAATCTGGGAGACATCAAGCAACAGACTCTGCACACACTGAACTTCAGTGCCGGATACGACCTCAACAGGCATTTCAGCCTGAAACTGCAAGTAAACGACCTGCTGAACCGTAACGTCATCTTTAAGCAAGAAGTGCCTTCCACCGGCACGGAAGTGGAAGTGGAGCGCTATAAAAAAGGTACTGACTTTGAAATTGGCTTCAGCTACAAATTATAA